A stretch of the Ochrobactrum sp. BTU1 genome encodes the following:
- the rho gene encoding transcription termination factor Rho, whose translation MQEMKLQELKNKTPVELLAFAETLEVENASAMRKQELMFAILKSLAAQDVEIIGEGVVEVLQDGFGFLRSADANYLPGPDDIYISPSQLRRFSLKTGDTVEGPIRGPKEGERYFALLKVNTINFEDPEKIRHKVHFDNLTPLYPNERFKMELEVPTSKDLSSRVIDLVAPLGKGQRGLIVAPPRTGKTVLLQNIAHSITANHPECYLIVLLIDERPEEVTDMQRSVKGEVVSSTFDEPASRHVQVAEMVIEKAKRLVEHGRDVVILLDSITRLGRAYNTVVPSSGKVLTGGVDANALQRPKRFFGAARNIEEGGSLTIIATALIDTGSRMDEVIFEEFKGTGNSEIVLDRKVADKRIFPAMDILKSGTRKEDLLVPRADLQKIFVLRRILAPMGTTDAIEFLIDKLKQTKSNGEFFDSMNT comes from the coding sequence ATGCAGGAAATGAAACTACAAGAACTTAAAAATAAGACCCCGGTCGAGCTGCTGGCATTTGCCGAAACGCTTGAGGTCGAAAACGCGAGCGCCATGCGCAAGCAGGAACTGATGTTCGCGATCCTCAAAAGCCTTGCTGCTCAAGACGTCGAAATTATCGGCGAGGGCGTTGTTGAAGTGCTGCAGGACGGATTTGGCTTCCTGCGCTCTGCCGACGCCAATTATCTCCCGGGTCCTGACGATATTTATATTTCTCCTTCCCAGCTTCGCCGCTTCTCGCTGAAGACCGGCGATACGGTAGAAGGCCCGATCCGTGGTCCAAAGGAAGGCGAACGTTATTTCGCTCTTCTCAAGGTCAACACGATCAACTTTGAAGATCCTGAAAAGATCCGCCACAAGGTTCATTTCGATAACCTGACACCGCTCTATCCGAATGAGCGCTTCAAGATGGAACTTGAAGTTCCGACTTCGAAGGATCTGTCGTCTCGCGTTATCGATCTCGTGGCACCACTCGGCAAGGGCCAGCGCGGTCTGATCGTCGCTCCGCCACGTACCGGTAAAACGGTCCTGTTGCAGAACATCGCTCATTCGATCACTGCAAATCATCCTGAATGCTATCTGATCGTTCTTCTCATCGACGAACGTCCGGAAGAAGTGACTGACATGCAGCGTTCGGTGAAGGGTGAAGTTGTTTCTTCGACCTTCGATGAACCGGCATCGCGCCACGTTCAGGTTGCCGAAATGGTTATTGAAAAGGCCAAGCGTCTGGTCGAGCATGGCCGTGACGTTGTGATCCTTCTCGACTCCATCACCCGTCTGGGACGCGCCTACAACACTGTTGTGCCGTCATCGGGTAAGGTTCTGACCGGTGGTGTGGATGCAAACGCATTACAGCGTCCGAAGCGCTTCTTCGGTGCAGCCCGTAACATCGAAGAAGGTGGCTCGCTCACCATCATCGCAACGGCGCTGATCGACACCGGCTCGCGCATGGACGAAGTGATCTTTGAAGAATTCAAGGGCACGGGTAACTCGGAAATCGTTCTCGACCGCAAGGTTGCGGACAAGCGTATCTTCCCGGCCATGGATATTCTCAAGTCCGGTACGCGTAAGGAAGACCTGCTCGTCCCACGCGCCGATCTTCAGAAGATTTTCGTTCTGCGCCGTATCCTTGCACCGATGGGAACAACCGACGCGATCGAATTCCTCATCGACAAGCTCAAGCAGACAAAGAGCAATGGCGAGTTCTTCGACTCGATGAACACGTAA
- the hemJ gene encoding protoporphyrinogen oxidase HemJ, with product MVASDKTNSGKAALIRTIVALVVVILGLWGLFHVNPADAYLWVKAIHVIAVIAWMAGMLYLPRLFVYHCAATPGSETSETFKVMERRLLRFIINPAMIVTWIAGLWMAWEIFGFQGGWLHAKLLLVVLLSGLHGYLSKATRLFAQDKNTKSAKHWRIINEVPTILMILIVILVIVKPF from the coding sequence ATGGTGGCTTCTGACAAAACAAACAGCGGTAAGGCCGCTCTGATCCGTACCATCGTCGCTCTGGTGGTTGTGATACTCGGTTTATGGGGATTGTTTCACGTGAATCCAGCTGATGCTTATCTTTGGGTCAAGGCGATCCACGTCATTGCCGTTATCGCCTGGATGGCGGGAATGCTCTATCTGCCGCGGCTCTTCGTCTATCATTGCGCCGCAACACCCGGCTCTGAAACGTCCGAAACCTTCAAGGTTATGGAGCGCAGGTTGCTGCGTTTCATCATAAATCCCGCTATGATTGTAACGTGGATTGCCGGTCTCTGGATGGCCTGGGAAATTTTCGGTTTTCAGGGTGGCTGGCTGCACGCAAAGCTTCTGCTCGTGGTGCTGCTGTCGGGCCTGCATGGCTATCTTTCCAAAGCCACGCGCCTTTTTGCGCAGGATAAGAACACAAAATCAGCCAAACATTGGCGAATTATCAATGAAGTACCGACAATCCTGATGATACTCATTGTCATTCTGGTGATCGTGAAACCGTTCTGA
- the hemE gene encoding uroporphyrinogen decarboxylase, producing MKRKVLKVMDGEAVFPPPIWMMRQAGRYLPEYREVRKQAGSFLDLCYSPDLAVEVTLQPIRRFGFDAAILFSDILVVPHALGRDLRFEEGRGPLMTPIDADEIFWLETEGVAKRLEPVYETVRLLREQLPEETTLLGFCGAPWTVATYMIAGHGTPDQAPARLFAYRFPEAFEKLLNDLADVSAEYLIEQLDAGADAVQIFDSWSGVLDEDCFERFCVRPVARIVQKVRAVYPEARIIGFPKGAGMLYAGYREKTGVDVLGLDWSVPNSFARELQTEGAIQGNLDPLRVVAGGEALDEGVDAILKNLGQGPLIFNLGHGITPQAPIENVQRMIDRVRGGY from the coding sequence ATGAAGCGCAAGGTCTTGAAAGTGATGGATGGTGAGGCAGTCTTTCCACCACCGATCTGGATGATGCGTCAGGCCGGACGCTACCTTCCTGAATATCGCGAAGTGCGCAAACAAGCCGGAAGCTTTCTCGACCTTTGCTATTCGCCCGATCTGGCTGTCGAAGTGACGCTTCAGCCTATCCGCCGTTTTGGCTTTGATGCAGCCATTCTGTTTTCAGATATTCTGGTTGTCCCTCACGCCCTTGGACGAGACCTTCGCTTTGAAGAAGGAAGAGGGCCTTTGATGACACCGATTGATGCGGATGAAATCTTCTGGCTTGAGACAGAAGGTGTCGCAAAACGCCTTGAGCCGGTCTATGAGACGGTTCGGCTGCTCCGCGAGCAGTTACCCGAGGAAACAACGCTGTTGGGCTTCTGTGGCGCTCCCTGGACCGTTGCGACCTATATGATCGCCGGTCATGGCACTCCAGATCAGGCTCCCGCCCGCCTGTTTGCCTATCGCTTCCCGGAAGCCTTTGAAAAGCTTTTGAATGATCTGGCAGATGTTTCAGCCGAATATCTCATCGAACAGCTCGATGCAGGTGCGGATGCCGTGCAGATTTTCGATTCCTGGTCGGGGGTTCTGGATGAAGATTGCTTTGAACGCTTCTGTGTTCGTCCGGTGGCCCGCATTGTGCAAAAGGTGAGGGCAGTTTATCCCGAGGCCCGCATCATCGGTTTCCCGAAAGGTGCCGGAATGCTTTACGCGGGCTATCGTGAAAAAACCGGCGTTGACGTTCTGGGCCTTGACTGGTCTGTGCCGAATTCCTTTGCGCGTGAACTTCAGACCGAAGGCGCTATCCAGGGAAATCTTGATCCCTTGCGCGTTGTGGCCGGTGGCGAAGCTTTGGACGAAGGCGTTGATGCGATCCTCAAAAATCTCGGGCAGGGTCCACTGATCTTCAATCTGGGCCATGGAATTACGCCACAGGCACCGATTGAGAATGTTCAGCGCATGATTGATCGAGTTCGTGGAGGCTACTGA
- a CDS encoding kinase/pyrophosphorylase, translating to MTRPLSYFHLHLISDATGETLLAAGRAAAAQYANARAIEHIYPLIRTEKQLRKVLENIDAEPGIVLYTIVDQKLAAIIDETCAEMGVPSVSVLEPVLNTFQSYLGAPAHRRASAQHVLNADYFRRIDALNFTMEHDDGQLPPDIEEADVILVGISRTSKTPTSIYLANRGIKATNVPIVLGIPLPDQLFTARRPMIVGLVATAERISQIRQNRPLGNVPSLDTGLYTDRVSISEELAYARNLCNRHSWPIIDVSRRSIEETAAAIQSLLREGRKEDLT from the coding sequence GTGACCAGACCGCTTTCTTACTTTCATCTTCATCTGATTTCTGATGCGACAGGAGAGACTCTCCTCGCTGCAGGGCGTGCTGCGGCCGCTCAATATGCCAATGCGCGCGCGATTGAGCATATCTATCCGCTCATCCGAACCGAGAAGCAGCTGCGTAAAGTTCTGGAGAATATCGACGCTGAACCGGGCATTGTTCTCTATACAATTGTCGATCAGAAGCTCGCGGCTATCATTGATGAAACCTGCGCCGAAATGGGCGTACCGAGCGTTTCGGTGCTCGAACCGGTGCTCAATACGTTTCAATCTTATCTGGGCGCGCCAGCGCACCGTCGCGCCAGTGCGCAGCATGTGCTCAATGCCGATTATTTCCGCCGGATCGATGCGCTCAATTTCACGATGGAACATGATGACGGGCAATTGCCGCCCGATATAGAGGAAGCGGACGTCATTCTTGTCGGCATTTCGCGAACCTCAAAAACGCCCACAAGCATTTATCTCGCCAATCGCGGTATCAAGGCGACCAATGTGCCGATTGTGCTTGGCATCCCCCTCCCCGATCAGCTTTTTACCGCAAGGCGTCCGATGATCGTGGGGCTGGTTGCAACGGCTGAGCGCATTTCGCAGATCAGACAAAACCGTCCACTGGGCAATGTGCCATCTCTTGATACCGGACTTTATACAGACCGCGTTTCAATTTCCGAAGAACTGGCTTATGCCCGCAATCTCTGTAACCGGCACAGCTGGCCGATCATTGATGTGTCGCGCCGGTCAATTGAAGAAACGGCGGCTGCTATTCAATCTCTGCTGCGCGAAGGCAGGAAGGAAGACCTGACATGA
- a CDS encoding Maf-like protein, producing MTTKLILASKSPFRSALLKNAGIEFLAESADIDERLVEAPLYKSGATPEEVAQVLAEAKALSVSENNPDAVVIGCDQTLSLGDEIFHKPVDMEAARRQLLQFSGKTHQLNSGVVLVKNGETLWRHVSVARMTMRNLDPGFVGRYLGRVGDVALSSVGAYQVEGPGIQLFEKIEGDYFTIVGLPLLPLLDELRKENLIDG from the coding sequence ATGACGACAAAGCTTATTCTCGCATCCAAAAGTCCGTTTCGGTCGGCACTGCTGAAAAATGCCGGCATCGAATTTTTGGCTGAAAGCGCGGATATTGATGAGCGCTTGGTTGAAGCGCCGCTTTATAAGTCGGGCGCTACGCCAGAAGAAGTCGCACAGGTTCTGGCTGAAGCAAAAGCTTTGTCGGTCAGCGAAAACAATCCCGATGCGGTGGTGATCGGTTGCGATCAGACGCTTTCGCTGGGGGATGAGATTTTCCACAAGCCTGTGGATATGGAAGCAGCGCGGCGCCAGTTGCTGCAGTTTTCGGGCAAGACACACCAGCTCAACAGCGGCGTGGTTCTGGTTAAAAACGGCGAGACCCTGTGGCGTCATGTTTCTGTGGCACGCATGACGATGCGCAATCTCGATCCGGGTTTTGTCGGTCGTTATCTCGGTCGGGTTGGCGACGTTGCTCTTTCCAGTGTCGGCGCTTATCAGGTCGAAGGTCCGGGCATTCAGCTTTTCGAGAAAATCGAAGGCGATTATTTCACCATCGTCGGACTGCCGCTTCTGCCCCTGCTTGATGAATTGAGGAAGGAAAATCTGATCGATGGCTAA
- a CDS encoding shikimate dehydrogenase, translating into MANKAFVTGFPIKHSRSPLIHGFWLKEHGIEGSYEAIEVLPENFAEFAASLAKNGFAGGNVTIPHKEVAFATVDSRDAAAEAIGAVNTLWIESGKLCGGNTDAYGFAANLDALAPGWDNANMALVLGAGGAGRAIVHALQTRGFSRIAIVNRTLSRAEELASHFGEGVSAHGWDAAQALVKDAGLIVNTTSLGMSGHMTSGGEATEFPLDLSEAQKSAVATDIVYIPLKTPFLASAEAAGLKTVDGLGMLLHQAVPGFERWFGKRPEVTEALRNYILDDMKKAGAL; encoded by the coding sequence ATGGCTAACAAGGCATTCGTCACGGGCTTTCCAATAAAGCATTCGCGGTCGCCGCTCATTCACGGCTTCTGGCTGAAAGAGCACGGCATCGAAGGCTCTTATGAAGCCATTGAAGTGCTTCCTGAAAATTTTGCGGAATTTGCTGCTTCGCTTGCAAAAAACGGCTTTGCCGGCGGCAATGTCACGATCCCGCATAAGGAAGTGGCTTTCGCAACCGTTGACAGCCGTGATGCGGCAGCGGAGGCAATTGGCGCAGTGAATACACTCTGGATAGAGAGTGGAAAGCTCTGCGGCGGCAACACTGATGCCTATGGCTTTGCTGCCAATCTCGATGCACTGGCACCGGGTTGGGACAATGCCAATATGGCTCTGGTTCTGGGCGCAGGTGGTGCAGGGCGCGCCATCGTCCATGCTTTGCAGACACGCGGGTTTTCGCGCATCGCCATCGTCAATCGCACGTTGAGCCGCGCTGAAGAACTGGCAAGCCATTTCGGCGAAGGGGTTTCTGCTCATGGATGGGATGCGGCGCAGGCTTTGGTCAAAGATGCCGGTCTGATCGTCAACACGACATCGCTGGGTATGAGCGGACATATGACCAGTGGGGGCGAGGCGACAGAGTTTCCGCTTGATCTGAGCGAGGCGCAGAAATCAGCTGTTGCTACCGATATTGTTTATATTCCGCTCAAGACGCCGTTTCTGGCCAGCGCTGAAGCAGCGGGTCTTAAAACTGTCGATGGGCTTGGCATGTTGCTGCATCAGGCGGTTCCGGGTTTTGAACGCTGGTTTGGCAAAAGACCAGAAGTGACAGAAGCACTTCGTAATTATATTCTGGATGATATGAAAAAGGCTGGTGCTTTATGA
- the coaE gene encoding dephospho-CoA kinase (Dephospho-CoA kinase (CoaE) performs the final step in coenzyme A biosynthesis.) yields the protein MIILGLTGSIGMGKTTAANMFADNGVPVYSADDAVHQLYSGRAAPLIEAAFPGTVVDGTVDRTKLSSAVLGKPEALKKLESIIHPLVHEEEAAFLARARADGADIALIDIPLLFETGGQSRVDKVAVVSAPADIQRERVLSRAGMTEAKFEAILARQMPDVDKRARADFVIDSSGDFDETRAQIKAIIAELRGKLANPS from the coding sequence ATGATCATCCTCGGACTGACCGGCTCTATAGGCATGGGAAAAACCACTGCGGCAAACATGTTTGCCGACAATGGTGTGCCGGTCTATAGCGCTGACGATGCCGTGCATCAGCTTTATTCGGGTCGGGCAGCCCCCCTGATCGAAGCCGCCTTCCCCGGAACGGTTGTGGATGGAACTGTTGACCGGACAAAGCTTTCGAGCGCTGTCCTCGGCAAACCAGAAGCGCTTAAAAAGCTCGAATCCATCATTCATCCACTCGTGCACGAAGAGGAAGCCGCTTTTCTTGCACGCGCGCGTGCTGATGGCGCCGATATCGCGCTGATTGATATTCCGCTGCTCTTTGAAACGGGTGGCCAAAGCCGTGTGGACAAGGTGGCTGTCGTTTCCGCCCCTGCCGACATTCAGCGTGAGCGTGTTCTTTCCCGCGCAGGCATGACGGAAGCGAAGTTCGAGGCCATTCTGGCCCGGCAGATGCCGGATGTTGATAAGCGTGCACGTGCGGATTTCGTCATCGATTCTTCAGGCGACTTTGACGAGACGCGGGCGCAGATCAAAGCCATCATCGCTGAATTGCGTGGAAAGCTTGCCAATCCATCCTGA
- the dnaQ gene encoding DNA polymerase III subunit epsilon yields MREIVFDTETTGLERLEDRVIEIGGVEMINRFPTGRTFHKFINPQGRKVHVEALAVHGITDEQLLKEPTFADIVDEFMEFFDGAKLVAHNAMFDLGFINAELDRLGKPEIAVERIVDTLALARRKHPMGPNSLDALCKRYGIDNSHRTLHGALLDSEILAEVYIELIGGKQTALGLSSSGSSGNDDRSGNGGNIVLRQRPAPLAPRISDKERAAHDALVAKMGDKAIWKKYVS; encoded by the coding sequence ATGCGTGAGATCGTTTTCGATACGGAAACCACTGGCCTTGAACGGCTGGAGGATCGCGTCATCGAAATCGGCGGTGTGGAAATGATCAACCGCTTTCCCACGGGCCGAACCTTCCATAAATTCATCAACCCGCAAGGGCGAAAGGTTCATGTCGAAGCGCTCGCCGTGCACGGCATCACCGACGAACAGCTGCTTAAAGAGCCGACCTTTGCTGATATCGTCGATGAGTTCATGGAATTTTTCGATGGTGCGAAGCTCGTGGCGCACAATGCCATGTTCGATCTTGGCTTCATCAATGCTGAACTGGACCGTCTTGGGAAACCGGAAATCGCCGTTGAACGTATCGTCGATACGCTCGCTCTGGCGCGCCGAAAACATCCAATGGGACCGAATTCGCTCGACGCGCTCTGCAAGCGCTATGGCATCGATAATTCGCACCGTACATTGCACGGCGCATTGCTCGATTCTGAAATTCTGGCCGAAGTCTATATTGAGCTGATTGGTGGCAAGCAGACCGCGCTCGGCCTTAGCTCATCCGGTAGTTCTGGTAATGATGATCGCTCCGGGAATGGCGGCAATATTGTCTTGCGCCAGCGCCCGGCACCTTTGGCACCGCGTATCAGCGATAAGGAGCGTGCAGCCCATGATGCCCTTGTTGCGAAAATGGGCGACAAGGCAATCTGGAAAAAATACGTTAGCTGA
- the secB gene encoding protein-export chaperone SecB, with amino-acid sequence MSDKAAAGEVKNGNGATAQPSLNILAQYIKDLSFESPGAPLSLRPREKAPSININVNVNANPLSETDFDVVLTLEAKAVDGKDVLFNTELVYGGVFRIQGIAQEHMLPLLFIECPRLLFPFARQIIADATRNGGYPPLMIDPIDFAQMFQSRMAEEQAKSAVKS; translated from the coding sequence ATGAGCGATAAGGCCGCTGCGGGCGAAGTAAAGAACGGCAATGGCGCAACCGCCCAGCCGTCCCTCAACATTCTGGCCCAGTACATCAAGGATCTTTCCTTTGAAAGCCCAGGCGCGCCTCTGTCGCTGCGCCCGCGCGAAAAGGCTCCTTCGATCAACATCAATGTCAATGTAAACGCCAATCCACTTTCCGAAACGGATTTCGACGTTGTTCTGACGCTCGAAGCCAAGGCTGTCGACGGCAAGGACGTTCTGTTCAACACGGAACTGGTCTATGGCGGCGTATTCCGCATTCAGGGTATCGCGCAGGAGCATATGCTTCCGCTGCTATTCATCGAATGCCCACGTCTTCTGTTCCCATTTGCCCGTCAGATCATCGCAGATGCCACGCGCAATGGTGGCTACCCACCTCTGATGATCGATCCAATCGATTTCGCGCAGATGTTCCAGAGCCGTATGGCCGAAGAACAGGCAAAGAGCGCTGTAAAGAGCTAA
- the fxsA gene encoding membrane protein FxsA, producing the protein MSSSFAPLVMLAMPFIEIAGFVIVGSEIGVLATLGLVILSAMLGFFLLRVQGFGLLQRIRMESAAGRVPDREMMHGAMIVVAAIMLIVPGFVTSAIGLLLFVPFIRDLVWNRFVRNRLVVATASTRYSEAYRPYERKENNVIDLDPEDYSTKPDENSPWNPDRKDH; encoded by the coding sequence GTGTCCTCTTCTTTTGCCCCTCTCGTCATGCTGGCAATGCCGTTCATCGAAATTGCCGGCTTTGTGATCGTCGGCAGTGAGATCGGTGTTCTGGCAACGCTGGGTCTTGTCATCCTGAGTGCTATGCTCGGCTTTTTTCTGCTGCGCGTGCAGGGCTTCGGGCTTTTGCAGCGTATCCGCATGGAAAGTGCCGCAGGACGCGTACCAGATCGCGAAATGATGCATGGCGCGATGATCGTGGTCGCAGCCATCATGCTGATCGTACCCGGCTTTGTTACAAGCGCGATCGGCCTTCTGCTTTTTGTGCCCTTCATCCGTGATCTTGTCTGGAACCGCTTTGTGCGCAATCGCCTGGTGGTTGCCACAGCATCGACACGCTATTCGGAAGCCTATCGTCCATATGAGCGGAAAGAAAATAATGTGATTGATCTGGACCCGGAAGATTACTCGACAAAGCCAGATGAAAACTCGCCGTGGAATCCGGACCGCAAAGATCACTAA
- a CDS encoding Tim44/TimA family putative adaptor protein yields the protein MEFFDFGTIFFFIAAVVIFLQLRNVLGRRTGNEKPPIDPYTSARNSDSQTAGGEADNVVSLPQRPGEKDFSAIDKVAPAGTPVNDGLRSIQAADPAFDPASFVDGVKIAYEMIVMSFADGDRKVLKNLLSKEVYEGFVSAIDEREARGESVRSTFVGIDKAEIANAEMKGSEAHVTLNIVSQMISSTLDKDGNVVEGDQENVVEIRDLWTFARDTRSRDPNWKLVATEAED from the coding sequence ATGGAATTTTTTGATTTTGGCACGATATTCTTCTTCATTGCGGCGGTGGTGATCTTTCTTCAGCTGAGGAATGTTCTTGGTCGTCGCACCGGAAATGAAAAACCGCCAATTGATCCTTATACATCCGCTCGTAATTCCGATTCCCAGACCGCAGGTGGCGAAGCCGACAATGTCGTTTCGCTTCCGCAGCGTCCCGGTGAAAAGGATTTCTCAGCAATCGACAAGGTTGCACCAGCAGGAACGCCTGTGAATGACGGCCTTCGCTCCATTCAGGCAGCTGATCCAGCCTTTGATCCGGCAAGCTTTGTCGATGGTGTGAAGATCGCCTATGAAATGATCGTCATGTCTTTTGCCGATGGCGATCGCAAGGTTCTGAAAAACCTTCTGTCCAAGGAAGTCTATGAGGGCTTCGTTTCGGCAATCGATGAGCGCGAGGCGCGCGGTGAAAGCGTTCGCTCGACCTTTGTCGGTATCGACAAGGCAGAGATTGCCAATGCCGAAATGAAGGGCTCGGAAGCGCATGTGACGCTTAATATCGTGAGTCAGATGATTTCTTCTACGCTCGACAAGGACGGCAACGTGGTTGAGGGCGATCAGGAAAATGTCGTCGAAATCCGTGATCTCTGGACCTTCGCGCGCGATACGCGTTCGCGCGATCCAAACTGGAAGCTTGTCGCGACCGAAGCCGAAGACTAA
- a CDS encoding murein transglycosylase A, giving the protein MRLVHNLANIIRPVSFSDCPGWDQDDRALAFSAFRRSADYAEHNRYNSGSLGISFEALTPAFAAARLLDNPDRAQARAFFEAHFVPCRIDAEGFVTAFYEPEIEASRSLDKQFTVPFLRKPDDLVKVTDENRPLGLDASYAFARQTQDGIVEYDDRRTIEQGSLKNRGLELAYVADRVDAFFAHVQGAARLKLTDGSFMRITYAAKTGHPFTGIGRILVARGEISAESISMQTIRQWLKDHPEEADDLIWQNRSYIFFRETAFDSNDGHDANLGQIAAAKVPLTAGRSIAVDRLLHTFGTPFYVDAPNVTEFDHTPLSRLMIAQDTGTAIVGPARGDLFAGSGDAAGEIAGGIKSKADFYALVPRALVGN; this is encoded by the coding sequence ATGCGGCTTGTGCATAATCTGGCGAACATCATACGACCGGTCAGTTTTTCAGATTGCCCGGGCTGGGATCAGGACGATCGGGCGCTCGCCTTTTCGGCCTTTCGTCGTTCAGCCGATTATGCGGAACATAATCGCTATAACAGCGGCAGCCTCGGTATCAGTTTCGAGGCGCTTACACCTGCTTTTGCCGCCGCGCGTTTGCTTGATAATCCGGATAGGGCGCAGGCCCGCGCTTTTTTTGAAGCGCATTTTGTTCCCTGCCGTATCGATGCAGAAGGGTTTGTGACGGCTTTTTACGAGCCGGAGATTGAAGCATCGCGCAGCTTAGACAAGCAATTCACGGTGCCGTTTCTGAGAAAACCTGATGATCTTGTGAAGGTCACCGATGAAAACCGTCCCCTGGGGCTCGATGCTTCTTACGCTTTCGCCCGGCAAACACAGGACGGTATTGTTGAATATGATGACCGCAGGACAATCGAGCAAGGCAGCTTGAAAAATCGCGGGCTGGAGCTTGCCTATGTTGCCGATCGGGTCGATGCATTTTTCGCGCATGTGCAGGGCGCAGCACGGCTGAAGCTTACCGATGGCAGTTTCATGCGGATCACTTACGCAGCCAAAACCGGCCATCCATTCACCGGGATCGGGCGCATTCTGGTTGCTAGAGGCGAGATTTCTGCTGAAAGCATCTCCATGCAGACAATCCGCCAGTGGCTGAAAGATCATCCTGAAGAAGCCGATGACCTTATCTGGCAGAACCGTTCCTATATTTTCTTCCGTGAAACGGCATTTGATAGTAATGATGGGCATGACGCAAATTTAGGGCAGATCGCAGCGGCCAAGGTTCCTCTGACAGCCGGTCGCTCAATCGCGGTAGACCGGCTTCTGCATACATTCGGAACGCCTTTCTATGTCGATGCGCCAAACGTAACGGAATTCGATCATACGCCCTTATCCCGGTTGATGATCGCGCAGGATACCGGCACGGCGATTGTCGGCCCTGCCCGCGGCGATCTTTTTGCAGGATCGGGTGATGCAGCCGGGGAAATCGCGGGCGGCATCAAGAGCAAGGCCGATTTTTATGCGCTGGTCCCGCGCGCTCTGGTCGGGAATTGA
- a CDS encoding Smr/MutS family protein → MIDKSEKSAKDYLRPEDRILWETVAKTAKPLSGKKPKEEEEFPDFKTVMAQEAEKKPAKKAPSSAADTQTPKKKVNSLKEMPIHAFDRPTHRKISKGRVDIEARIDLHGLTQNDAYELLYGFLLSAHARGLKHVMVITGKGRSFGSEGVLKQAVPHWFSTPLFRLLVSAYEDAARHHGGHGALYVRLRRQTQGGGLIR, encoded by the coding sequence ATGATCGATAAGAGCGAAAAATCCGCAAAAGATTATCTACGGCCTGAAGATCGCATTCTCTGGGAAACGGTGGCTAAAACAGCAAAACCTCTGTCTGGAAAGAAGCCGAAGGAAGAGGAAGAGTTTCCGGATTTCAAAACGGTGATGGCGCAGGAGGCTGAGAAAAAGCCTGCGAAAAAGGCGCCCTCGTCTGCAGCTGACACGCAGACGCCGAAAAAGAAGGTCAACTCGCTCAAGGAAATGCCGATCCATGCCTTTGATCGGCCAACCCATCGCAAGATTTCCAAAGGACGTGTGGATATTGAAGCACGCATCGATCTGCACGGGCTCACACAAAACGATGCTTATGAGCTGCTCTATGGCTTCCTGCTCAGCGCACATGCGCGCGGATTGAAGCATGTGATGGTGATTACCGGCAAGGGCCGCTCTTTCGGCAGCGAAGGCGTGCTCAAGCAGGCGGTGCCGCACTGGTTTTCGACGCCTTTGTTCCGGCTGCTGGTCAGCGCCTATGAAGACGCCGCGCGTCATCATGGTGGGCATGGGGCGCTTTATGTCCGCTTGCGCAGGCAGACCCAGGGCGGAGGTCTCATCCGATGA